The Polyangium mundeleinium genome contains the following window.
GCCGACCTTCCGTATCGTATTCGAAGCGTCGGAGCTCACCCTCCTCCTCGCATGCAATCACGCGATGCGCCGCACCATAGTGCAGACGCACGGAGCGGCGGCCGTCCTCGATGGCGACGACGTTCCCCTCGGCATCGTAGATCCTTCGCTGCCGCTCCCCCGAGGGGCGCGAAAGCTCGATCAGCCGACCCTCCTGGTCATGACGCAGCGAGAGCGTTGCGCCGCCGACCTCGTGGATCCGCGTCTGGCGACCCTGTTGATCCCACGACAGGTGTTTCTCGAAACCGCTGCCGTCCTTCACGACGCGCAGCTGTCCTTGCGCGTCGTGCTCGAACTCGACGACGCGCCTGCCGGGGCTCCGCACCCACGCCGGCAGGCCATTCGCCCAGCCGAACGTTGTCACCTGACCCAGGGGATCACTCGTCGCGAGCTGCTGCCCCTGCTCGTCGTACCGCCACCGCCATACACCACCAATCGGATCCTTGCCCTGAACGAGGAGATCTCTCGAATCGTACGTGAACTCGAGCTCCGCCCCGTCTGGCCGGACGAGCTTGGTCATGTTGCCGCGCGCGTCGTACTCCATCGCCGTCACGCGTCCGGCGGCGTCGACCTTGCGAGTCCGCCGCATCGTGACGGGATCGTAGGCGAACTCGGTCGCGCCCCCCAGCGGCTCTCGAATCTTCGTGACGAGCCCTGCGGCGTTCATCCGGTATTCGGTCGTATTGCCGAGCGAATCAGTGACGAACGTGATGTGTTGCTTTTTGTCATAGGCGATCTTGTGGTCGAAGACGCCGCCGTCTCCCCACGTGCGGGTGCACCAGGCATCGGCGCCGAATCCATCCCAGACGAAGTACCAGCTAAACCCGGTCCGGTCGGTCTCGCGCGTGAGCAGATGCGTGCAATACTCGAATCGCCAACGAGCGCCGGTGGCGTCTTCCACCTCGACGAGATCACCTGCCTCGTCGTAGCGGTATCTGCGGTGTGTCGTCCAGAGGTCGCCCTGGGGACTCTGAAGCACGAGCGCCGTGATCCGCCTGGCGGCATCGTGCTCGATGCGAATGTAACGGCCCAATGCATCTCGAACCCATTCGAGGCAGCCTCGCGCGTCATACGAAAACACGTTTCGATGATGACGCGTGCGATCGCGCATCGCGACGATGCGAGCTGTCGGACCGAGCGCCCCCGGTTCACCCTCATCGCCAGCGATCGGCGCGAACTCCCGAACGACGCCATCCTTCGCTTCGATTTCCCAGGCGTCGTTGGGGAGGCAGCGGAGCGTGAGCCCTTCGACGGGGTTGAAGATCGACTGACCCGATTCGATGCGATGACGGGGCATGTCGAAGCTGTCGAACTCGATCTCGCGCCCATCCTCGCTGCGCAACACCACCTTGCCGCGTTCGCGCCACACCGCCTGGTCCAGCGAGATGCTCCAACCGTTGCCCATTCGACCCGCTCGATCGGCCCACGCCGACGAGTAGACGCGGTCTATCTGTAGCGGCAATGGGCTCGACAGCGCGAAGTCCACATGCTCCGAGATCACCTTGCCCGACGCGACGTCGACCGGGTGCCCCGTGAAGAAACATACGGCACGGTGAAGGAAGTTGCGGAACCGGCCAGGGGAGAGTCGCGACACCAGTGCGTGAAGCGAATCAGACATGAACCGTGTTCGCAGCGAGGCCATGACGGCAGCCATGATGTCCAGCGACATCGGCCCCCCGATGAGGATCGGCCGGCCTTTGGGCACCGCCAGGACGACGGACGACGGCAGTCGAATGGGCTCGGAGCAGCTCAGAAGGATGTCGCCGAATCGCACGGCATTGCTGCCCATCACCGATACCGTCTTGGAGCCGAAAATCGCAACAGCGTCGTTGTCGGGCGTGATCGGCTTGGGCGGCTTCAGCGTGTCGCCGGGGCGAATGACCGGCTTCGGCGTTCTCGGGAAGGGTGCCCAGAACACGCCCGGCGGGAACAGGATGTGTCCCGGAATGTGGATGGCTTCCGTGCCGGTGTTTGTCGCCGGGAAGAACCCCCAGTAAAGGACGGGGCCCTGCACGGGTGCTCCGACCGCGAGCGCGAACGCGGCGCCGATCGCGAGACCGGCCGCGAGCCCGATCGGATCGAAGACGATCCCGGTGAATGGATTGGGAATCGGTACGGGGGTGGGCGCCGGCATGGGCACGAGCTCCCAGTGCACGTCGATGCCCAGCACCGGATCCAAAAAGCTACTCGCAAGCACGCGTCGCCTCGCTTGTTGTGAAGTGCTTGGCCTGCCCCACTTCGAACTTCCGCTTCATCGCAAGCCCCACGGACTCGGTGTAGGGTATCCGACGTTCGTCGCAGGTCACAAGATGAATCGTGCGAGCGATTCGGGGGCCGCGACCGGGGGCGGGGCAAGAGCGTTGGCACAGAACCTGCTTACACGATTTTGCCATCCTCACGCATCCTGGCCTCGATCCTACGCGCGCCGAGCAGAATCAACGGGCCTTCGTGCTCCGCCGTGGCCGGCGGTCCCGGGCGTCGGGCTCAACGCGGAGCGCACGCCAATTCTGAAAATAGACAAGACGGCTCGGGCAATCCCTCCGCCTGCCCACGGCCAGGGGAGCTGGGCCATTGCTCGCATGTCTCGCGGTAGGGCACGTCATCGAAGAAGCGGCGCCACGTGGAGGGCGAAAAATTTGTACCAGCGCGTGCACAAGCCATCTCAACGAGGCGATCGAGACCGATGCTCCAGATGTACACGGCCCCATCTTGCGAAGTCGCCACAACCTTCTCACCGTCCTTGCTGATACCGGCGGCCGTGACTGTGCTTGCATTGCCTCCAATGCGAAATCGCTCCGTTTCCCGGAACCTGGCGTTTACGTAAGGCGCTTGGACATCGACAAAAATGCGGGCCTTCTCACTCCAGGTATTGGATTCGCAAGCGCTTTTCTTTTCTTCCCCCAAGAACCTCGATTGCCCGTCGGCGTCGAGTCGCCAAAGCCAGGAGTAGTAATACCTCCTGGAATCTGTTATTCGCACACGATCATTTCCGTCGAAGCGAGCGCAGTCGAGCGGAGCTCCGTCTCCATTGATCACGAGCGGTGTTCCTGAACCATCGGTGTTCCAGATGCGGGCCGTACCATCCTCGGAGGCTGTGATCACACGTGTTCGGTCCGGACTGAAGGTGGCCGAATGCACCGGTCCCCGATGGCCGGCGAGCACAAGCGGCGCATCCAGATGGCCCGGTTTCCAGACGCGCGCAGTGCCGTCGTCGGACGCGGTCACGATGTCCTCGCCCATGGGGTCGAATCTGGCGCTCCACAGCATGCCATGGTGCCCCCTGAGCACGGTGGGTTCCTTCGGCTTGTCGAGGTGCCAGACGAGGGCTGTGTCATCGGCGGAGATCACGAGGACGCGCTTTCCCTCAGGATCAAAGGATGGATCGGTCGTCCTCGCGGGTGCCCCGTGAAGCACGAATGGCTCGAGCTTGCCGTCGGGTCGCCATGAGCGCACAGTCCCATCGGCAGCAACCGTCGTGATCCGGTCGCCCTGCTCAGAGAAGCGCATGGCGACGACTTCCGAATCGTGGCCGCGGAGAACGATGGGGGCAGAACGACCGTCGACCTGCCAGAGGCGCACCGTCCCGTCGAAAGACCGCGTGAGCACACGCTCTCCGTCAGGGCTGAACCCAGCATCCTCTACGGTCGACTCGTGCCCTCGGAGAAGGACCGGCTCGTTGGGATGGACAAGGTCCCAGATCCGGACAACCGCATCGGCTGAGCATGTCATCAGGCGGCGACTGTCTGCGCTGAAGACGGCGCATTTGACGCGACCCTGAGGGCCTTCCAACGTCATCAACTCGGAACCGTCTTGAACACTCCAGATGCGCGTGGTCCCGTCGTGAGAAGCTGTAGCCATCAGCCGCCCATCGGAGCTGAAGGATATCGCCATAACTGCCCCGCGGTGCGCATACAATACGGTCGAGTCATCGGGATCATCGACTTGCCGCAACGTGACCACCCCGGCCGCGTTGCCCGTAGCAAGGATTCGCCCGGCGGGATGAAATGCAATCGCGCTCAGGCTCGTACCATCACCGAGCAACGTCGTCGGTGCAGGCGTCCGTTCCGTGGCCCATAACCACGACGTACCATCTTCCCAGCCAATCGCGACAAGCGAACCATCCGGGCTGACATCAAACAAGAGCGGGGAGCTTGGATGATCGGGCAGTCGCACCGGACGAAGAATGCCCTCCGCATCGAGAAGCACTTTTCTATGATCGACACCGAAGAGGACACGGTTTCGTTTCATGTGGAACGAAAGATCCCCCTCAGCATTCACCCTGAAAACAGTGGAGCTCCTGCTTTCCCCCATGCGTGACAGAAACAACTTTTCTCTATTGATAGCTGCCAAGTATCGAAAATCCGCACTTGTCTTGATCCACATGTACGACCACCCCCCCCACCAAGCTATGTCCTGGAGCGTCTCGTTCTCGGGGACCGAGGTCACCCCGGCGATGAGAGCTTGAAGGACGGGGGCTGGCTCGGACACCTGGGCATTCTTGGCGATCTTCGCCGCTTCGACGGCAAGCAGGAGCTGAATCCGCGACTCGTTTCTCGCGCCGGCTAGCTCCGACATTGCTGCAAGCTTGCGATAGTCCGCATCATGACGCGCTCGTGTTGCGAGCCGCTCCTGCCTTCGCGCCCACACCACGATCACGATCAGCACCAGCACGAACCCGAAGAGCACGGCGTTGAGCCGCCGGGTCCGCTGGTGGGCCCTGGCCTCCATCTGCTTCTTTTCGAGCTTGGACCGCTCTTCCGAATCTTCTGCCTTCTTGAGATAGATCCTTGCTTGGCCTCCCAGGAGGTCTCGTTCCACCCCGCGAAATCGCTCGAGCATCGTGCCCTTGGGGAGCCCATCTTCGTGGGAACCAGACGCCGACCAGATTCGCGCGGCCTCTTCCACGTCGTCGCGTAGCTCCAGGGCCGGTCGCGCCTTGTGGATCCACCCCTGAAACGTCTCCCACCTCTGGATCAACGCCTCATGAACGAGATCCAGGCGCTCATGGCCTTTGTCGCCGCTCGCCATGATGATGCGCGCGGGCGTACCGGTCATGCCAGCGATTCCCACCGCACGACCGCCCGACAATCGCGCAAGCACCCGACCCGCGTCCTTTTCGCCACCTGCCACGTCGATGGCGTCTTTTCGTCGCGCCGTCTGTCGCGTGTCCTCACTGCCGCGCCCCGTCCTCACGAGGCGCAGGAGGAGCTTTTGCGCTCGCTCTCGGTCTTCAGCGTCCAGACATCCCAAGATGCTGTCCGCACTGCGAGCGAGCGCGCCGCCCACGCGGCCGACCTGTTCGTACGCGCGCAGCGTCATCCTTCGGCCTTCACGACGTGCGTAGAGCGCTTCGAGCACATGCGCCACCAGCGGCAATGCCCCCGGCGACCGCGCGTCCTCGACGATGCGCGCAACGAGCCCTTCCTCGTATGCAAGGTCGGCACGCTTCGCGGGCTTCTCGATGGCCGCACGCAGCGCCTCATCGTCCATCGGATGGAGGTGGTAGCGAATGGCCTCTGCGGGGAGCTTGCTTTCGAGCGCTGGGAGTTCGCCCATGCGCGCAGCGAAATCGCTGCGGAGGGTGGTCACGAGCATCATGGGCCCTTCACGATCCTCGAGCGCAGCGGCGAGCAATGCGTCGAACTGCTTCACCACAGCCTCGTCGGGCCGGGCGAGCGTAAAGGTTTCTTCGAGCTGGTCGACGAGGAGCAACACGCCATGACGGGCCGGCGCGTACTCGCGCAAAAAACTCCGAAGGGCACTCGGCGAAGCCCCGAGCTTGGCTGTCATCGCTTCGAGGTCGAGATGGGGCGGAAGGTCGAACGACGGCTTCGAGTGCTTCAGGAGAGCTTCTGCGAGGTTCGCGATCGGATCGTAACCCGGCCGCATCCCAGCCACGATCCACCCGGCGGTACCGCCATCGAACACGCCCCGGCGCACCGCGGGCACGATCCCGGCATGCGCGAAGGACGACTTGCCGACGCCGCTGGGTCCGTCAATCTGAAGCCACCGACGAGGCGGGCGCGATTCGTGGAGCTGGGCGAGCGCCTCCGTCACCTCCGCCTCGCGCCCGAAAAAGTCGGCCGCGCGCTCCTCGTCGAAAAACTCGAGGCCGGGAAAAGGGCCGTGCGGTTCCGCTTGCCCCGAGGTCGGTGTCATGCCGCAGCGCTCGAGGGCGCGCTTGAAGACGTCTGCTTCCTCGCGCCCCGCTGCACGTGCCGCGGCGTTTTTGAGCCAACGCTCGAGCGGGACAGACCCGTCTCCGAGCGCGGCGGTCTCGTTCATCGCGTTCAGGTCCGTCAGGATCTGGTCGCTGGGAGTCGGTGCGGTTGGGAGCGCGGCGACAAAGTTGGCGTCGATGCCGACGAGCAGTGCCTGGCGGCTTGCGACGAGCTGACCCGACACGACGGCCGCGTGGAGGTTCAAGATGTCGTCGTGCGAGAGAATGGTCATGGAACGCCTGAAGGAGTTGGCGAAGAGTCTCCGATAGGTTGCGATGGGGATCAACCTATGGGCACGACGTCACTCCCCCGAGCGTCGGTCGCCCGGCGAGCGCCCGCTGTGGCCCCTCGGATTTGCGCACCCGAACGCGCACCCTCCGTTGATCCGGCGCGGGACCTGTCGAAGACTGCTCGCCCCATCTCACCGACGGCGCATCATGGCCATCCTTTCGCACGATGACATCTTGAACCTCCACGCGGCGGTCATCACCGCGCAGATGGTCACGAGCCGCGCCGCCTTGCTTGTCGGCATCGATGGGCACTTCGTGGCTGGGCTCCCGATCGCCACGACCCCCGGTGATCAGATCCTCACCGACCTCGACGGGATGAACGGGACGGGCGTACTCGCAGACGGCAGCGTTCCACTCGCGATCTGGCTCAAGAACGCGGTCGCTCGTGCTGGTGATCGACAGGAAGCCACGGTCTTCCGGAAGGCGCTCGAACGGTGCCCGACCTCGGGGCGGGCGGGTGCCGGCGGCGGAGCCACAGCAAGGTTCGACGGCGGCCAGATCAGCGCCTCGCCTGGCGAACCAGGCCCTCGGACGAGCGCCATCCCTCACCAACCCCTCTCGGTCGAGGACGTCAAGGGCAAAGTTGACTTCGGCATCCTTACCATCCGCGAGGACGAGTTCGACGCGGTGCTTGAACGGTTCCCGCCGTTCACCCATGTGAAGGGGCGTAGAGTCTACAACCTCCACCGCCTCGAACTGCCTGCTGGAGGCTCGTATCTCGTCGCCGTCGTCCGTTGCATCGAGCAAGGGAACACGGAAGCGCTTGATGCAGCGCGCGACCTTCTGGAG
Protein-coding sequences here:
- a CDS encoding DUF6531 domain-containing protein; its protein translation is MLASSFLDPVLGIDVHWELVPMPAPTPVPIPNPFTGIVFDPIGLAAGLAIGAAFALAVGAPVQGPVLYWGFFPATNTGTEAIHIPGHILFPPGVFWAPFPRTPKPVIRPGDTLKPPKPITPDNDAVAIFGSKTVSVMGSNAVRFGDILLSCSEPIRLPSSVVLAVPKGRPILIGGPMSLDIMAAVMASLRTRFMSDSLHALVSRLSPGRFRNFLHRAVCFFTGHPVDVASGKVISEHVDFALSSPLPLQIDRVYSSAWADRAGRMGNGWSISLDQAVWRERGKVVLRSEDGREIEFDSFDMPRHRIESGQSIFNPVEGLTLRCLPNDAWEIEAKDGVVREFAPIAGDEGEPGALGPTARIVAMRDRTRHHRNVFSYDARGCLEWVRDALGRYIRIEHDAARRITALVLQSPQGDLWTTHRRYRYDEAGDLVEVEDATGARWRFEYCTHLLTRETDRTGFSWYFVWDGFGADAWCTRTWGDGGVFDHKIAYDKKQHITFVTDSLGNTTEYRMNAAGLVTKIREPLGGATEFAYDPVTMRRTRKVDAAGRVTAMEYDARGNMTKLVRPDGAELEFTYDSRDLLVQGKDPIGGVWRWRYDEQGQQLATSDPLGQVTTFGWANGLPAWVRSPGRRVVEFEHDAQGQLRVVKDGSGFEKHLSWDQQGRQTRIHEVGGATLSLRHDQEGRLIELSRPSGERQRRIYDAEGNVVAIEDGRRSVRLHYGAAHRVIACEEEGELRRFEYDTEGRLRAHVDAAGRRTAFDRDPAGRVVRERKPDGGVKSYKHDVSGRIVGVQSPAQRTTSIEYDKVGRVTRMQHSDGTFTTLSWRADGGLLEAVNESSALRFELDALGRTLREISGDGWVQSQYGPDSMRTSVQSSYGLLQEVERDRRGSVRRMMLGMRPWSDASAIEIERDAAGHEIVRRMPGNIGLTWQRDDRGRACRRHTVAAVPAAEHDASGRVQVLEERRWHWQGDDRLVTLEDVRRGAATHYDYDGRGRVVRERRGERSIERAHDAQGNVYRQADRRDREYAADGQLTRTSQSSYDHDANGQRIRRVDAGGATWSFAYDERGMLRAIDKPDGQRIEYQYDALGRRTRKVRIGEDRRVDEEVRYLWDGRRMVHESRGADDLTSWYWSPHDTAPVAKRRGDRLWSIAADHMGNPTEMYDEHGRLTWQAQLDIYGQVDLRVGTADDCPWRWPGQYEDTDAELCYNGFRYYDAFTGNYTRRDPLGLAGNTNPYGYPANPWAYSDPLGLETLDWMAFMERADAWNLGEGVDNPMSDTFKNQAFNLYNKMLKSSDIPIIGEFGDVDTFLKKNGPGFAKLSLPMPPATGFHWNTFVNDMWLQAFIDNNAVVRLASEPTEELLSSKMYGRSVFGREMDQLIAAGYKLVGKLGDKKDPLRMEPPCR
- a CDS encoding nSTAND1 domain-containing NTPase, which translates into the protein MTILSHDDILNLHAAVVSGQLVASRQALLVGIDANFVAALPTAPTPSDQILTDLNAMNETAALGDGSVPLERWLKNAAARAAGREEADVFKRALERCGMTPTSGQAEPHGPFPGLEFFDEERAADFFGREAEVTEALAQLHESRPPRRWLQIDGPSGVGKSSFAHAGIVPAVRRGVFDGGTAGWIVAGMRPGYDPIANLAEALLKHSKPSFDLPPHLDLEAMTAKLGASPSALRSFLREYAPARHGVLLLVDQLEETFTLARPDEAVVKQFDALLAAALEDREGPMMLVTTLRSDFAARMGELPALESKLPAEAIRYHLHPMDDEALRAAIEKPAKRADLAYEEGLVARIVEDARSPGALPLVAHVLEALYARREGRRMTLRAYEQVGRVGGALARSADSILGCLDAEDRERAQKLLLRLVRTGRGSEDTRQTARRKDAIDVAGGEKDAGRVLARLSGGRAVGIAGMTGTPARIIMASGDKGHERLDLVHEALIQRWETFQGWIHKARPALELRDDVEEAARIWSASGSHEDGLPKGTMLERFRGVERDLLGGQARIYLKKAEDSEERSKLEKKQMEARAHQRTRRLNAVLFGFVLVLIVIVVWARRQERLATRARHDADYRKLAAMSELAGARNESRIQLLLAVEAAKIAKNAQVSEPAPVLQALIAGVTSVPENETLQDIAWWGGWSYMWIKTSADFRYLAAINREKLFLSRMGESRSSTVFRVNAEGDLSFHMKRNRVLFGVDHRKVLLDAEGILRPVRLPDHPSSPLLFDVSPDGSLVAIGWEDGTSWLWATERTPAPTTLLGDGTSLSAIAFHPAGRILATGNAAGVVTLRQVDDPDDSTVLYAHRGAVMAISFSSDGRLMATASHDGTTRIWSVQDGSELMTLEGPQGRVKCAVFSADSRRLMTCSADAVVRIWDLVHPNEPVLLRGHESTVEDAGFSPDGERVLTRSFDGTVRLWQVDGRSAPIVLRGHDSEVVAMRFSEQGDRITTVAADGTVRSWRPDGKLEPFVLHGAPARTTDPSFDPEGKRVLVISADDTALVWHLDKPKEPTVLRGHHGMLWSARFDPMGEDIVTASDDGTARVWKPGHLDAPLVLAGHRGPVHSATFSPDRTRVITASEDGTARIWNTDGSGTPLVINGDGAPLDCARFDGNDRVRITDSRRYYYSWLWRLDADGQSRFLGEEKKSACESNTWSEKARIFVDVQAPYVNARFRETERFRIGGNASTVTAAGISKDGEKVVATSQDGAVYIWSIGLDRLVEMACARAGTNFSPSTWRRFFDDVPYRETCEQWPSSPGRGQAEGLPEPSCLFSELACAPR